One genomic region from Amycolatopsis sp. FBCC-B4732 encodes:
- a CDS encoding GGDEF domain-containing protein, with protein sequence MSWTAVSLLTVPVTIAQLGTFLLLTALAVAQTEVSRRLERQRRILSNGPYISMTSVWLLPAGLLLPAQLIAALGVVLYVYLAFRSWSGTRPGEFHRVAANATTMILSAFSAGVVGHMTIGSGVATVTLAALAFFTVNTALTGLGLYLADPKSATPVSCLGNMDDNLLELSTLCVGALLVMVLNEEPLLSVLVILPLYVLQRSVLIKRLEELATTDQKTQLLNATTWQDGAQREISRAERENGSFGAMMIDLDHFKRINDTYGHLAGDDVLKAVAAVVKQETRAHDLVGRFGGEEFVALLPSTSKEDAIVTAERIRQRVSELIISTKTNEGAAVDIERQTASIGVAAYPLDGSSIEEVMSSADAAVYAAKHGGRNRVVGSVSLPEMAVA encoded by the coding sequence CTGAGCTGGACGGCCGTTTCGCTGTTGACCGTGCCGGTCACCATCGCCCAGCTGGGCACGTTTCTGCTGCTCACCGCCCTGGCGGTGGCGCAGACGGAAGTCAGCAGGCGGCTCGAGCGGCAGCGCCGCATCCTCAGCAACGGGCCCTACATCTCGATGACTTCGGTGTGGTTGCTGCCCGCCGGCCTGCTGCTGCCGGCCCAGCTGATCGCCGCCCTTGGTGTCGTTCTGTACGTGTACTTGGCCTTCCGGAGTTGGTCCGGCACCCGTCCGGGTGAATTTCACCGGGTGGCCGCGAACGCGACCACGATGATCCTCTCGGCCTTCTCCGCGGGTGTCGTCGGTCACATGACGATCGGCAGCGGCGTCGCGACCGTGACGCTGGCCGCCCTGGCCTTCTTCACCGTGAACACCGCGCTGACCGGGCTCGGCCTCTACCTGGCCGACCCGAAGAGCGCGACACCGGTGTCCTGCCTGGGGAACATGGACGACAACCTGCTCGAACTGTCCACCCTGTGCGTCGGCGCGCTGCTGGTGATGGTGCTCAACGAGGAGCCGCTGCTGTCGGTGCTGGTCATCCTGCCGCTCTACGTGCTGCAGCGGTCGGTGCTGATCAAGCGGCTCGAGGAGCTCGCCACGACCGACCAGAAGACGCAGCTGCTCAACGCCACCACCTGGCAGGACGGCGCGCAGCGCGAGATCTCGCGCGCGGAGCGGGAAAACGGCAGCTTCGGCGCGATGATGATCGACCTCGACCACTTCAAGCGGATCAACGACACCTACGGGCACCTCGCGGGGGACGACGTGCTCAAGGCGGTGGCCGCGGTGGTCAAGCAGGAGACGCGGGCGCACGACCTGGTCGGGCGCTTCGGCGGCGAGGAGTTCGTCGCGCTGCTGCCGTCGACGTCCAAAGAGGATGCGATCGTGACGGCCGAGCGGATCCGGCAACGGGTCAGCGAGCTGATCATCAGCACCAAGACCAACGAGGGCGCCGCCGTCGACATCGAGCGGCAGACGGCGTCCATCGGCGTCGCCGCGTACCCGCTGGACGGGTCGTCGATCGAGGAAGTGATGTCGTCCGCGGACGCGGCCGTCTACGCGGCCAAGCACGGCGGGCGGAACCGGGTGGTCGGCTCCGTCTCGCTCCCGGAGATGGCCGTCGCTTAG
- a CDS encoding MFS transporter yields MAAPPDRVTFREVFGIAEFRALWFGELLSIAGDQLARVALSILVFTGTNSATLTGLTYALTYAPSLFGGIFLTGFADRFPRRTVMVVVDLLRAGLILLVALPGMPFWLMCVLVGGVSLVNPPFKASQLALLPQVLAGDRFVVGMGIRSMTVQSAQLLGFAGGGALLIALDPHVALAIDAATFLLSAAFVRFGVQARPAAASGEQRKSFFATLGGGGRTAFASSSLRTLVLFTWLMGLLPVYEGIAAPYVSAAGGGPEAIGLLLAADPIGSVIATFAYTRWVPARLRPRLIGPLAALCAVPLVLCFLNPGPVASIVLFIVSGGFGTVCLLQATASLTLAVPDEQRAQVMGLSNTGLTTMMGISPLIGGVLADQLTPHGTVGIFGVVGVVLTVALAVLWARSLSSEPGRWHDKEAARAEHA; encoded by the coding sequence ATGGCAGCACCGCCGGATCGAGTCACGTTCCGCGAGGTGTTCGGGATCGCCGAGTTCCGGGCGCTGTGGTTCGGGGAACTGCTGTCGATCGCCGGCGACCAGCTGGCCAGGGTCGCGCTGTCCATCCTCGTCTTCACCGGCACCAACTCCGCGACCCTGACCGGCCTGACGTACGCCCTGACCTACGCCCCGTCGCTGTTCGGCGGCATCTTCCTGACCGGCTTCGCCGACCGCTTCCCCCGCCGCACCGTGATGGTGGTCGTCGACCTGCTGCGGGCCGGGCTGATCCTGCTCGTCGCGCTGCCCGGCATGCCGTTCTGGCTGATGTGCGTGCTGGTCGGCGGCGTCTCCCTGGTCAACCCGCCGTTCAAGGCGTCCCAGCTGGCGCTGCTGCCGCAGGTGCTCGCCGGCGACCGGTTCGTCGTCGGCATGGGCATCCGCAGCATGACCGTGCAGAGCGCGCAGCTGCTCGGCTTCGCCGGCGGTGGCGCGCTGCTGATCGCCCTCGACCCGCACGTCGCCCTCGCCATCGACGCCGCCACCTTCCTGCTCTCGGCCGCCTTCGTCCGCTTCGGCGTCCAGGCCCGGCCGGCCGCGGCGAGCGGCGAGCAGCGCAAGTCCTTCTTCGCGACGCTCGGCGGTGGTGGCCGGACGGCGTTCGCCAGCTCGTCGCTGCGGACGCTCGTGCTCTTCACCTGGCTGATGGGGCTGCTGCCGGTCTACGAGGGCATCGCGGCGCCGTACGTCTCGGCGGCCGGCGGCGGGCCGGAAGCGATCGGCCTGCTGCTGGCCGCCGACCCGATCGGCAGCGTCATCGCGACCTTCGCCTACACGCGCTGGGTGCCCGCGCGGCTGCGGCCGCGGCTGATCGGCCCGCTGGCGGCGCTGTGCGCGGTCCCGCTCGTGCTCTGCTTCCTGAACCCCGGCCCGGTGGCCTCGATCGTCCTGTTCATCGTGTCCGGCGGGTTCGGCACGGTCTGCCTGCTGCAGGCGACCGCGTCGCTGACCCTGGCCGTGCCCGACGAACAACGCGCGCAGGTGATGGGCCTGTCCAACACCGGCCTGACCACGATGATGGGCATCAGCCCGCTCATCGGCGGCGTGCTGGCGGATCAGCTGACCCCGCACGGCACGGTCGGCATCTTCGGCGTCGTGGGCGTGGTGCTCACCGTGGCGCTGGCGGTGCTGTGGGCCCGATCGTTATCGAGTGAGCCGGGACGCTGGCACGACAAAGAAGCCGCACGCGCCGAACATGCATGA
- a CDS encoding LLM class flavin-dependent oxidoreductase translates to MPVEFLGIGGTHDGSETHARTGGVFDKEYTLRLARAHEDFGWDRVLFAYGSGSPDPAQAAAYVATKLDKLQILLAHRANVSYPTFAAKTFATLDRISDGRLTVHFITGGNDHEQQREGDYLSKDDRYGRTREAIQIIKRAWTSDEPFDFDGRYYRFADYVSDVKPVQQPRPGVSFGGSSPAAYAAGGAEADIYCLWGEPLAQTAQQIEAVAAAARTAGRTDVPRIQVAFRPIIAPTEELAWEKAYATVGAIKDRTKGGRPLTRRHKLTEPENTGSQRLLEIAANGERFDRALWTPTAAATGGAGNSNALVGTPETVAQALLDYYDLGVEILSARGYDMLGDTIDFGRYVIPIVREEVAKRDAARAAIAAGRPVADALTIDG, encoded by the coding sequence ATGCCGGTGGAATTCCTGGGCATCGGGGGCACGCACGACGGGTCCGAAACGCACGCCCGCACGGGCGGGGTGTTCGACAAGGAGTACACGCTGCGCCTGGCCCGCGCGCACGAAGACTTCGGCTGGGACCGGGTGCTGTTCGCCTACGGTTCCGGCTCGCCGGACCCCGCGCAGGCGGCCGCGTACGTCGCCACGAAGCTCGACAAGCTGCAGATTCTGCTCGCCCACCGCGCCAACGTCTCGTACCCGACGTTCGCGGCGAAGACGTTCGCGACGCTCGACCGGATCTCCGACGGCCGCCTCACGGTCCACTTCATCACCGGCGGCAACGACCACGAGCAGCAGCGCGAAGGCGACTACCTCAGCAAGGACGACCGCTACGGGCGCACCCGCGAGGCCATCCAGATCATCAAGCGGGCCTGGACGTCCGACGAACCCTTCGACTTCGACGGGCGCTACTACCGCTTCGCGGACTACGTCAGCGACGTGAAGCCGGTCCAGCAGCCCCGGCCCGGTGTGTCGTTCGGCGGGTCGTCCCCGGCCGCGTACGCCGCCGGGGGCGCCGAAGCGGACATCTACTGCCTCTGGGGCGAGCCGCTGGCCCAGACCGCGCAGCAGATCGAGGCGGTCGCGGCCGCCGCCCGGACCGCCGGCCGCACCGACGTGCCGCGGATCCAGGTGGCGTTCCGGCCGATCATCGCACCGACCGAGGAGCTGGCCTGGGAAAAGGCGTACGCGACGGTGGGCGCGATCAAGGACCGCACCAAGGGCGGCCGGCCGCTGACCCGCCGCCACAAGCTCACCGAGCCGGAGAACACGGGCTCGCAGCGCCTGCTGGAGATCGCGGCGAACGGCGAGCGCTTCGATCGCGCGCTGTGGACCCCGACGGCGGCCGCGACCGGCGGCGCGGGCAATTCGAACGCGCTGGTCGGCACGCCGGAGACGGTCGCGCAGGCGTTGCTCGACTACTACGACCTCGGCGTGGAGATCCTGTCGGCCCGGGGCTACGACATGCTCGGCGACACGATCGACTTCGGGCGGTACGTGATCCCGATCGTCCGGGAAGAGGTCGCGAAGCGGGATGCCGCGCGGGCGGCGATCGCGGCCGGCCGGCCGGTGGCGGACGCCCTCACGATCGACGGCTGA
- a CDS encoding FAD/NAD(P)-binding domain-containing protein, whose translation MADSPPFTLAVVGAGPRGVGVLERLGANAAELLGGRRLEVHLIDPFPPGPGRVWRYDQSPLLRMNSMPEDVTMYTDESVKMSGPVRPGPTLLDWARKVRDGGLDAEVPPDVVAELTALDPFDFPTRRLQSAYLTWVYRHVVEGLPDGVDVVEHAARAVGVDGYTVSLSDGTAVRADAVVFTVGHLDAEPDDRERELVSFAARHGLAYYPAGYTADVDYSAIAPGETVLVRGFGLAFVDLMLLLTEGRGGRFEELACGGLRYHPSGAEPVLHVGSRRGVPYHAKIGYRPRGKPARLPRFFDAYAIDALAGAPGALDFRTDVWPLIAKELAWGYYTELFTGHPDRVRLDFVVFADAFADLDWDSPGMHDLVARAVPAEADRLDLDRIDRPMAGRVFGTPEEFGKELREYVEGDLARRANQEFSADLGAFSALLSVYSQLPALVQKGRLDAASQVSDMDGWFHGFFSYYASGPPPRRLEELLALHDAGIVSFAGAEMAVTAERDAFVASSASFPGTVEARTLVEARLPGPSVTRAADGLLRQLRDSGELAEETVADPVSGARLPSGRIHTRVSDSRLLDGTGRAHPHRFAVGPHTSARSAAAFTRPRTNALSFRQNDAVAREILALVNPPS comes from the coding sequence GTGGCCGATTCCCCGCCGTTCACCCTCGCCGTCGTCGGCGCCGGACCCCGCGGGGTCGGCGTCCTCGAACGGCTCGGTGCCAACGCCGCGGAACTGCTGGGCGGCCGCCGGCTCGAGGTGCACCTGATCGACCCCTTCCCGCCCGGCCCCGGCCGGGTGTGGCGCTACGACCAGTCACCGCTGCTGCGGATGAACTCCATGCCCGAAGACGTCACGATGTACACCGACGAGTCGGTGAAGATGTCCGGCCCGGTCCGTCCGGGTCCGACGTTGCTCGACTGGGCGCGCAAGGTCCGTGACGGCGGCCTCGACGCCGAGGTCCCGCCCGACGTCGTCGCCGAGCTGACCGCGCTGGACCCCTTCGACTTCCCCACCCGGCGCCTGCAGAGCGCCTACCTGACCTGGGTCTACCGGCACGTCGTCGAGGGCCTGCCCGACGGCGTCGACGTCGTCGAGCACGCCGCGCGGGCGGTCGGCGTGGACGGGTACACCGTCAGCCTCTCCGACGGGACGGCGGTGCGGGCGGACGCCGTCGTGTTCACCGTCGGGCACCTCGACGCGGAACCGGACGACCGCGAGCGCGAGCTGGTGTCGTTCGCCGCGCGGCACGGGCTCGCCTACTACCCCGCCGGCTACACCGCCGACGTCGACTACTCCGCCATCGCACCCGGGGAAACGGTGCTGGTGCGGGGTTTCGGGCTCGCGTTCGTCGACCTGATGCTGCTGCTCACCGAGGGCCGCGGCGGCCGGTTCGAGGAGCTGGCCTGCGGTGGCCTCCGCTACCACCCGAGCGGCGCCGAGCCGGTCCTGCACGTCGGCTCGCGGCGCGGGGTGCCCTACCACGCGAAGATCGGCTACCGGCCGCGTGGGAAACCGGCGCGGCTGCCCCGGTTCTTCGACGCCTACGCCATCGACGCGCTGGCCGGCGCCCCCGGCGCGCTGGACTTCCGCACCGACGTCTGGCCGCTGATCGCGAAGGAACTGGCCTGGGGTTACTACACCGAGCTGTTCACCGGCCACCCGGACCGCGTGCGCCTGGACTTCGTGGTGTTCGCCGACGCCTTCGCCGACCTGGACTGGGATTCGCCGGGCATGCACGACCTCGTCGCGCGGGCGGTGCCCGCCGAGGCGGACCGGCTCGACCTCGACCGGATCGACCGCCCGATGGCGGGCCGCGTGTTCGGCACGCCCGAGGAGTTCGGCAAGGAGCTGCGCGAATACGTCGAGGGCGACCTGGCGCGCCGCGCGAACCAGGAGTTCAGCGCCGACCTCGGCGCGTTCTCGGCGCTGCTGTCGGTGTACAGCCAGCTGCCCGCCTTGGTCCAAAAAGGACGGTTGGACGCGGCCTCGCAGGTGTCCGATATGGACGGCTGGTTCCACGGGTTCTTCTCCTACTACGCCAGCGGTCCGCCACCGCGCCGCCTGGAGGAACTGCTCGCGCTGCACGACGCGGGGATCGTCTCGTTCGCGGGCGCGGAGATGGCGGTGACGGCGGAGCGCGACGCGTTCGTCGCGTCCAGCGCGAGCTTCCCGGGGACCGTCGAGGCCCGGACGCTCGTCGAAGCGCGGCTGCCGGGCCCGAGCGTGACCCGCGCGGCCGACGGGCTGCTGCGCCAGCTGCGCGACAGCGGCGAGCTGGCCGAGGAAACGGTGGCGGACCCGGTGTCCGGCGCGCGCCTGCCGTCCGGCCGGATCCACACGCGCGTCTCGGATTCCCGCCTGCTCGACGGCACCGGACGGGCCCACCCGCACCGCTTCGCCGTGGGTCCGCACACGAGCGCCCGCTCGGCGGCGGCGTTCACGCGGCCGCGGACGAACGCCCTGTCCTTCCGCCAGAACGACGCCGTCGCGCGCGAAATCCTGGCGCTGGTCAACCCGCCCAGCTGA
- a CDS encoding glycosyltransferase, with protein MRILFTCRPAYGHLFPLLPLANAAAKAGHDVVFATGEAFMPKVRDLGFEVRRAGIGIGEAEAEAKKRHGEDAGFLDVGVTMFAELLPRSLLGDLTPLLPELRPDLVVYEMSDVGTAIAARRAGIPAVSVVIGRSMPPEVLAVATERLRPLWGTLPADALLGDACVDVWPDRVRDPGTAGVPKVFRMRPTPYDPNVPLPPLPADGFVYLTLGTVVFGATDVLRGAIRALERLDVDVLVALGPGDPAALGPLPERVRATGFVPQAQVLEHAGLVVHHGGTGTVLASLAAGLPQLVLPQGADQFANAETLEALGAAKALVGDAIRIPALETAARALLTDPKPREIARGIAAEIAEMPPPDQVLDELVSWAG; from the coding sequence GTGCGGATCCTCTTCACGTGCCGCCCGGCGTACGGCCACCTGTTCCCCTTGCTGCCGCTCGCGAACGCGGCCGCGAAAGCCGGGCACGACGTCGTCTTCGCCACCGGCGAGGCGTTCATGCCGAAGGTGCGCGACCTCGGCTTCGAGGTCCGGCGCGCCGGCATCGGCATCGGCGAAGCGGAGGCCGAAGCCAAAAAGCGCCACGGCGAGGACGCGGGTTTCCTCGACGTCGGCGTCACGATGTTCGCCGAGCTGCTGCCGCGTTCCCTGCTCGGCGACCTGACGCCGCTGCTGCCCGAACTGCGTCCCGACCTGGTCGTCTACGAGATGAGCGACGTCGGCACCGCGATCGCCGCGCGCCGGGCGGGGATCCCGGCCGTCTCGGTCGTGATCGGGCGGTCCATGCCGCCGGAGGTGCTGGCCGTCGCCACCGAACGGCTGCGGCCGCTCTGGGGGACGCTGCCCGCGGACGCGCTGCTCGGCGACGCCTGCGTCGACGTCTGGCCCGACCGCGTCCGCGACCCGGGCACCGCCGGCGTGCCGAAGGTGTTCCGGATGCGCCCGACGCCGTACGACCCCAACGTCCCGCTGCCGCCGCTGCCTGCCGACGGCTTCGTCTACCTCACGCTGGGCACGGTCGTCTTCGGCGCGACCGACGTGCTGCGCGGCGCGATCCGCGCGCTGGAGCGCCTCGACGTCGACGTGCTGGTCGCACTAGGCCCCGGCGACCCGGCGGCGCTCGGGCCGCTGCCGGAGCGGGTGCGCGCCACCGGGTTCGTCCCGCAGGCCCAGGTCCTCGAGCACGCCGGCCTGGTCGTCCACCACGGCGGCACCGGCACGGTGCTCGCCTCGCTCGCCGCCGGGCTGCCGCAGCTGGTGCTGCCCCAGGGCGCCGACCAGTTCGCCAACGCCGAAACCCTCGAAGCGCTCGGCGCGGCGAAGGCGCTGGTGGGCGACGCGATCCGGATCCCCGCGCTCGAGACGGCGGCCCGTGCGCTGCTCACCGACCCGAAGCCGCGCGAGATCGCCCGGGGCATCGCGGCCGAGATCGCGGAAATGCCGCCGCCGGACCAGGTTCTCGACGAACTGGTCAGCTGGGCGGGTTGA
- a CDS encoding glycosyl hydrolase family 18 protein: MRRIGVAFVALVLMISGAVPASAAAGRRVVVYYQTIYNGSAYVSPLTLRGTGVTDVVVGAIHLDTNGVVHLNDDPPNAAKFTRMWQDLATLRNSGVHVLAFVGGAAAGSFQRLETQFDTYYPLLRNLIRTYSLSGIDLDVEEHMSNAALNKLIDALRADFGSSFLLTLAPVATELSGGGGLSGLNYDTLYRERGAQISWFNAQFYCGWGSLSTTTGYDNIVRRGVVPASKVVAGTVTNPANCSGYVAMSTLQSTVRSLVSKYPDFGGVDGWEYFNSLPGGTSAPQQWVQQIAPVVKG; encoded by the coding sequence ATGCGGAGGATCGGTGTGGCCTTCGTGGCCTTGGTGCTGATGATTTCGGGTGCGGTGCCGGCTTCGGCCGCCGCCGGGCGCAGGGTTGTCGTCTACTACCAGACCATCTACAACGGCTCGGCCTACGTCTCACCGCTCACCCTCCGCGGCACCGGGGTCACCGATGTCGTCGTCGGCGCGATCCACCTCGACACCAACGGTGTCGTGCACCTCAACGACGATCCGCCGAACGCCGCCAAGTTCACCCGGATGTGGCAAGACCTCGCCACGCTCCGGAACAGCGGTGTGCACGTGCTCGCGTTCGTCGGCGGGGCCGCCGCGGGGAGCTTCCAGCGGCTCGAAACGCAGTTCGACACCTACTACCCCTTGCTGCGCAACCTGATCCGGACGTACTCGCTCTCCGGCATCGACCTCGACGTCGAAGAGCACATGTCCAACGCCGCCCTCAACAAGCTCATCGACGCCCTGCGCGCCGACTTCGGCAGCTCGTTCCTCCTCACGCTCGCCCCGGTCGCGACCGAGCTCAGCGGCGGGGGTGGTCTCTCCGGGCTGAACTACGACACCCTCTACCGCGAGCGCGGCGCGCAGATCTCCTGGTTCAACGCGCAGTTCTACTGCGGCTGGGGCTCGCTGAGCACCACCACCGGCTACGACAACATCGTCCGCCGCGGGGTCGTGCCGGCGAGCAAGGTCGTCGCCGGGACCGTGACCAACCCCGCCAACTGCAGTGGTTACGTCGCCATGTCGACCCTCCAGTCGACCGTGCGCAGCCTCGTCTCCAAGTACCCGGACTTCGGCGGCGTCGACGGCTGGGAGTACTTCAACTCCCTGCCCGGCGGGACGTCGGCGCCGCAGCAGTGGGTGCAGCAAATCGCTCCCGTCGTCAAGGGCTGA